One Pullulanibacillus sp. KACC 23026 DNA segment encodes these proteins:
- a CDS encoding ubiquinol-cytochrome c reductase iron-sulfur subunit translates to MSNKEQDVTRRQFLNYTLMGVGGFMGAAMIAPMARFAIDPLLRPKTKGSMVQVADVSKLTNEPQRFQFSVHRVDGWHEFDEINLAYIFKQGNDIVALSPICTHLGCTVGWNSDPSFPNQFHCPCHGGRYTKMGINIPGTPPPLPLQVFDVQVKDGKVYLGNAHQREGA, encoded by the coding sequence ATGAGCAACAAAGAGCAAGATGTCACCAGACGCCAATTTCTCAACTACACGCTTATGGGTGTAGGCGGTTTCATGGGAGCTGCTATGATTGCGCCGATGGCACGCTTTGCTATTGATCCTTTGCTTCGTCCGAAAACGAAGGGATCGATGGTTCAGGTGGCTGATGTTAGTAAACTAACAAATGAGCCCCAGCGTTTCCAATTCAGCGTACACAGAGTAGATGGTTGGCATGAGTTTGATGAAATCAATCTCGCTTACATATTTAAGCAAGGTAACGACATTGTGGCGTTATCTCCAATTTGTACCCACCTAGGTTGCACTGTGGGGTGGAATTCAGACCCATCGTTTCCAAATCAGTTTCACTGCCCTTGTCATGGTGGACGTTATACTAAAATGGGTATCAATATTCCAGGAACACCCCCGCCGCTGCCGCTCCAAGTATTTGACGTACAAGTTAAAGACGGGAAAGTCTATCTTGGAAATGCTCATCAAAGAGAGGGGGCTTAA
- a CDS encoding DUF2487 family protein, translating into MKWTVKDMDVSVKEKAYIDTVLIPFVPIEWGNEMGNAVVEGHYSLLLGEETERQLKGRVILSPPFTYLKKIDEAEKKDLFQPWIQEIKESDFKHIVCLVSDPDFSRTQTDELGEHVQVVWMPAIPIEHMDSTYKQDYLNEQVAQIMKKITQAWSLQK; encoded by the coding sequence ATGAAGTGGACGGTTAAAGACATGGATGTGTCTGTCAAAGAGAAAGCATATATTGATACTGTACTTATTCCATTTGTTCCGATTGAATGGGGAAATGAAATGGGCAATGCGGTTGTTGAGGGGCACTACAGCCTTCTTCTAGGGGAAGAGACCGAACGGCAATTGAAAGGGCGAGTCATTTTAAGTCCACCTTTTACTTATTTAAAGAAGATCGATGAGGCGGAAAAGAAAGACCTCTTCCAGCCCTGGATTCAAGAAATAAAAGAAAGCGATTTCAAACACATCGTTTGTCTAGTGTCAGATCCAGATTTTAGCCGTACTCAAACAGACGAGCTGGGCGAGCATGTTCAAGTGGTGTGGATGCCTGCGATTCCGATTGAACACATGGATTCAACCTATAAGCAAGATTATTTAAACGAACAAGTTGCTCAAATCATGAAAAAAATTACTCAGGCTTGGTCACTGCAAAAGTGA